A genome region from Mycobacterium florentinum includes the following:
- the lipL gene encoding esterase/beta-lactamase LipL has protein sequence MTVDNGVARRTNPSHDVPDAGHRVFGAADPNFSCVVRGFSSLFPGRRFGGGALAVYLDGQPVVDVWTGWSDRAGRVPWTADRAPMVFSATKGMAATVIHRLADRGLIDYEAPVAEYWREFGANGKSTLTVREVMRHRGGLSGLRGATQEDLLDHLVMEERLAAAPPGRLLGKPAYHALTFGWLMSGLARAVTGKGMRALIREELAEPLGTDGLHLGRPPADAPTRVAEIIMPQNVIGNPVIGYAARKLAMEVSGGFRSLYFQGVMAAVQGDIPLLDAEMPAANGVATARGLARMYGAIANGGEIDGTRFLSPEIVAGLTGRRSLKRDRNIMVPLSFHLGYHSVPFGNVMPGFGHVGMGGSFGWADPASGLAFAFVHNRLLSPFLVLDHSGVATLGNLLRVGVGKARKRGFRPVSEFGAPFSEPDAAVG, from the coding sequence GTGACGGTAGACAACGGGGTCGCTCGCCGCACGAACCCCTCCCACGATGTCCCTGACGCAGGTCATCGTGTGTTCGGTGCGGCGGACCCAAACTTTTCTTGCGTTGTGCGCGGTTTTTCGAGCTTGTTCCCCGGCCGCCGCTTCGGCGGTGGAGCGCTGGCGGTCTACCTCGATGGCCAACCGGTTGTCGACGTGTGGACGGGCTGGTCGGACCGGGCGGGCCGGGTGCCCTGGACGGCCGACCGGGCGCCGATGGTGTTCTCCGCGACCAAGGGCATGGCCGCGACGGTCATCCACCGGCTCGCCGATCGGGGGCTGATCGACTACGAAGCCCCGGTCGCCGAGTACTGGCGTGAGTTCGGGGCCAACGGAAAATCCACGCTCACCGTTCGCGAGGTGATGCGGCATCGGGGCGGTTTGTCGGGCTTGCGCGGCGCCACCCAGGAAGACCTGCTCGATCACCTCGTGATGGAAGAGCGGCTGGCCGCCGCACCCCCCGGACGCCTGCTGGGGAAACCGGCCTACCACGCGCTGACCTTCGGCTGGCTGATGTCCGGCCTGGCCCGGGCCGTCACCGGTAAGGGCATGCGGGCGCTGATTCGTGAGGAACTGGCCGAGCCGTTGGGCACCGATGGCTTACACCTGGGCCGCCCGCCCGCCGACGCCCCGACCCGGGTCGCGGAGATCATCATGCCGCAGAACGTCATCGGCAATCCGGTGATCGGCTACGCGGCACGCAAGCTCGCCATGGAGGTGTCCGGCGGCTTCCGGTCGCTGTACTTCCAAGGCGTCATGGCTGCCGTGCAGGGCGACATTCCACTGCTGGACGCCGAGATGCCGGCGGCCAACGGGGTGGCGACGGCTCGCGGGTTGGCGCGGATGTACGGCGCCATCGCCAACGGTGGTGAAATCGACGGCACCCGGTTCTTGTCGCCGGAGATCGTCGCCGGGCTGACCGGACGGCGCAGCCTGAAGCGGGACCGAAACATCATGGTGCCCTTGTCATTCCACCTCGGCTATCACAGCGTGCCGTTCGGCAATGTGATGCCGGGCTTCGGGCACGTCGGGATGGGCGGGTCGTTCGGCTGGGCCGACCCCGCGTCCGGGCTGGCATTCGCGTTCGTGCACAACCGGCTGCTGTCGCCGTTCCTGGTGCTCGATCACTCCGGGGTGGCCACGCTGGGCAATCTGCTCCGGGTGGGTGTCGGCAAGGCCCGCAAGCGCGGTTTCCGGCCCGTCAGCGAATTCGGGGCGCCGTTCAGCGAGCCCGACGCCGCCGTCGGCTGA
- the meaB gene encoding methylmalonyl Co-A mutase-associated GTPase MeaB, with protein sequence MATDAGNSVEGLAQAIRDGDRAALPRAITMLESTRADHRERAQQLLLDLLPDSGNAHRVGITGVPGVGKSTTIESLGMHLIDRGHRVAVLAVDPSSTRTGGSILGDKTRMSRLAAHPDAYIRPSPTSGTLGGVAKATRETVVLLEAAGFDVILIETVGVGQSEVAVANMVDTFLLLTLARTGDQLQGIKKGVLELADIVVVNKADGEHLPEARKAARELSSAIRLIYPRETLWRPPVLTMSAMEGSGLAEMWDTVERHRKVLTEAGEFETRRRAQQVDWTWQMVRDTVLDRVLSNPAVRKMRADLERQVKAGELTPAMAAQQILDAASR encoded by the coding sequence ATGGCGACCGATGCGGGCAATTCCGTCGAAGGGTTAGCCCAGGCCATTCGCGACGGCGATCGCGCGGCGCTGCCACGGGCCATCACGATGCTGGAGTCCACCCGCGCCGACCATCGCGAGCGGGCGCAGCAGCTGTTGCTGGATCTGCTGCCCGACTCCGGAAACGCCCACCGAGTGGGCATCACCGGAGTCCCCGGGGTCGGAAAGTCCACCACCATCGAGTCGTTGGGCATGCATCTGATCGACCGCGGCCACCGGGTCGCGGTGCTGGCGGTCGACCCCTCCTCGACGCGGACCGGGGGCTCGATCCTCGGCGACAAGACCCGAATGTCGCGACTGGCAGCGCACCCGGATGCCTACATCCGGCCATCGCCGACATCCGGAACTCTGGGCGGCGTAGCAAAGGCCACCCGGGAGACCGTCGTGCTGCTGGAGGCGGCCGGTTTCGACGTGATTCTCATCGAAACCGTCGGCGTCGGCCAGTCCGAGGTGGCCGTGGCCAACATGGTCGACACCTTCCTCCTGCTGACCCTGGCCCGCACCGGTGACCAGCTACAGGGCATCAAAAAGGGCGTGCTCGAACTGGCCGACATCGTCGTGGTCAACAAGGCGGACGGTGAGCACCTGCCCGAGGCGCGTAAGGCCGCCCGGGAGCTCTCGTCGGCGATCAGGCTGATCTACCCGCGCGAAACCCTATGGCGACCACCGGTTCTCACGATGAGCGCGATGGAGGGCAGTGGTCTGGCCGAGATGTGGGACACCGTCGAGCGGCACCGTAAGGTGCTCACCGAGGCCGGAGAGTTCGAAACCCGGCGACGAGCGCAGCAGGTCGACTGGACCTGGCAGATGGTCCGGGACACGGTCCTGGACCGGGTGCTGTCCAACCCGGCCGTGCGCAAGATGCGCGCCGACCTGGAGCGGCAAGTCAAAGCGGGCGAACTGACGCCCGCGATGGCAGCCCAGCAAATACTGGACGCCGCGTCGCGCTAA